A single Streptomyces sannanensis DNA region contains:
- a CDS encoding acetoin utilization protein AcuC: MSGRALLMWDEAVTGYDFGPSHPMDPVRLALTMGLVRAYGLDRAMDVVAAPPAGESTLRLVHRADYVAAVRAVSADPGSADGSYGLGTMDDPAFAGMHEVSALIAGQSVGAAEAVWRGDAAHAVNFAGGLHHAMPGAASGFCIYNDPALAIARLLELGAERVAYVDVDVHHGDGVQAAFWDDPRVLTVSLHEHPRMLFPGTGWPEETGGQEAEGSAVNVALPPGTGDAAWLRAFHAVVPELLADFRPQVLVTQHGADTHFEDPLAHLAVSLDAQRMVQDACHSLAHEYVEGGRWVALGGGGYAVVDVVPRSWTHLVGIAAHAPVAPESVIPASWRDEVYARTRQLGPGRMTDGREASWREWEAGYDPADRVDQAVLATRRSVFPLRGLLA; the protein is encoded by the coding sequence ATGAGCGGCCGCGCACTGTTGATGTGGGACGAAGCAGTAACGGGGTATGACTTCGGGCCGAGTCACCCGATGGATCCGGTGAGGCTTGCCCTGACCATGGGGCTGGTACGGGCGTACGGTCTCGACCGGGCCATGGACGTGGTGGCGGCTCCGCCGGCGGGGGAGTCGACGCTGCGGCTGGTGCACCGCGCGGACTATGTGGCCGCGGTACGGGCCGTCTCGGCGGATCCCGGGTCGGCCGACGGGTCGTACGGGCTCGGGACCATGGACGACCCCGCCTTCGCCGGCATGCACGAGGTGTCGGCGCTGATCGCCGGGCAGTCCGTGGGGGCGGCGGAGGCCGTGTGGCGGGGGGACGCGGCGCACGCGGTGAACTTCGCGGGCGGGCTGCACCATGCGATGCCGGGGGCGGCGTCCGGGTTCTGCATCTACAACGACCCCGCGCTGGCCATCGCCCGGCTGCTGGAGCTGGGAGCCGAGCGGGTCGCGTACGTGGACGTGGACGTGCATCACGGGGACGGGGTGCAGGCGGCGTTCTGGGACGATCCGCGGGTGCTGACGGTGTCGCTGCACGAGCATCCGCGGATGCTGTTCCCGGGCACCGGATGGCCGGAGGAGACGGGCGGCCAGGAGGCCGAGGGTTCGGCGGTGAATGTGGCCCTTCCACCCGGGACGGGGGACGCGGCGTGGCTGCGGGCGTTCCACGCCGTGGTGCCGGAGCTGCTGGCGGACTTCCGGCCGCAGGTGCTGGTGACGCAGCACGGGGCGGATACCCACTTCGAGGATCCGCTGGCGCATCTGGCGGTGTCGCTGGACGCGCAGCGCATGGTGCAGGACGCGTGTCATTCGCTGGCGCACGAGTATGTCGAGGGCGGGCGATGGGTCGCGCTCGGCGGGGGCGGGTACGCGGTGGTGGACGTCGTGCCGCGGTCGTGGACGCATCTGGTGGGGATCGCGGCACACGCGCCGGTGGCGCCGGAGTCGGTGATTCCCGCGTCCTGGCGGGACGAGGTGTACGCGCGGACGCGGCAGCTGGGTCCGGGGCGGATGACGGATGGGCGCGAGGCGTCGTGGCGGGAGTGGGAGGCGGGTTACGACCCGGCGGACCGCGTCGACCAGGCCGTCCTCGCCACGCGACGGTCGGTGTTCCCCCTGCGTGGGCTGCTGGCGTAG
- a CDS encoding phosphatase: protein MLSTGALRAHLLAARLAGPVATSREESLRSYRLFAMRDPRVTLGLDPEWGWGEGDLLRLMADKCGVSADPTHVSGPDVIDPERTLAGLDALAERLRAAAGRRVPVLLGTGHPHRLLGFYAALADALSAAGCLVLTPAQGRCVDITTRFGVRTYNLDYVRGVALVREPGAREPGSETGAHTHSPLPVRAALDGAAAAGGVLPELVIGDHGWVCGAGQLGIEAVGLADTDDPALFVGEAEGRVSVAVPLDDAVRSDYYRPLTRYVLNRACLSQ from the coding sequence GTGTTGAGCACCGGGGCGCTGCGTGCGCATTTGCTGGCGGCCAGGCTGGCCGGGCCCGTCGCGACGTCGCGGGAGGAGAGCTTGCGCAGCTACCGGCTGTTCGCGATGAGAGATCCACGGGTGACGCTCGGTCTCGATCCCGAGTGGGGCTGGGGGGAAGGGGACTTGCTCCGGCTGATGGCCGACAAATGCGGGGTGTCGGCCGACCCGACCCATGTCTCCGGGCCCGATGTGATCGACCCCGAGCGGACGCTGGCGGGGCTCGACGCGCTGGCGGAGCGTCTCCGTGCGGCCGCCGGGCGCCGGGTGCCGGTACTGCTCGGGACGGGGCATCCGCATCGGCTGCTCGGCTTCTACGCCGCCCTCGCAGACGCTTTGTCGGCGGCGGGATGCCTTGTACTCACACCCGCGCAGGGGAGATGTGTCGACATAACCACCCGGTTCGGGGTACGCACGTACAACCTTGACTACGTACGAGGAGTCGCGCTGGTGCGCGAACCCGGCGCGCGGGAGCCCGGAAGTGAGACCGGCGCACACACCCACTCGCCCCTCCCGGTTCGGGCCGCCCTCGATGGCGCGGCGGCGGCCGGCGGGGTGCTGCCCGAGCTCGTCATCGGGGATCACGGATGGGTCTGCGGGGCAGGTCAGCTGGGCATTGAGGCGGTCGGCCTGGCGGATACGGATGACCCCGCGCTGTTCGTCGGAGAGGCCGAGGGGCGGGTGTCCGTCGCCGTTCCGCTTGATGACGCTGTGCGGTCTGATTACTACCGGCCGCTTACTCGCTATGTACTCAATCGAGCGTGTCTGTCACAGTAG
- a CDS encoding lysophospholipid acyltransferase family protein, which yields MADAKVIPFGDEPRTRRARPSKGKDVAKRPPGRMKASLTPVPASPAAGSEEREPEPEPAGETERRGGWDRRVAGGLAFLRRRITGEYDVDEFGYDKELTDQVLMSLLRPLYDKYFRVEVKGVENIPAEGGALVVANHSGTLPLDGLMMQVAVHDHHPAGRHLRLLAADLVFVLPVVNELARKAGHTLACAEDAERLLRSGEVVGVMPEGFKGIGKPFSERYKLQRFGRGGFVSTALRAGTPIVPCSIVGAEEIYPMIGNAKTLARLLGFPYFPITPTFPWLGPLGAMPLPTKWTIQFGEPIPTDGYPPEAAEDPMLMFNLTDQVREQIQHTLYKLLVQRRSVFF from the coding sequence ATGGCCGATGCCAAGGTCATCCCCTTCGGTGACGAGCCGAGGACGAGGCGAGCCAGGCCGTCCAAGGGCAAGGACGTGGCGAAGCGCCCCCCGGGGCGCATGAAGGCCTCGCTCACGCCCGTACCGGCGTCGCCCGCCGCTGGATCCGAGGAGCGGGAGCCGGAGCCCGAGCCCGCCGGGGAAACGGAACGGCGAGGTGGCTGGGACCGGCGTGTCGCGGGTGGTCTGGCGTTTCTCCGGCGGCGGATCACCGGTGAGTACGACGTCGACGAGTTCGGCTACGACAAGGAGCTCACCGACCAGGTCCTGATGTCGCTGCTGCGGCCCCTCTACGACAAGTACTTCCGGGTGGAGGTGAAGGGCGTCGAGAACATCCCGGCCGAAGGCGGGGCGCTCGTCGTCGCCAACCACTCCGGGACGCTGCCGCTGGACGGGCTGATGATGCAGGTCGCAGTGCACGACCACCATCCGGCGGGGCGGCATCTGCGGCTGCTGGCGGCCGACCTGGTGTTCGTACTGCCGGTGGTGAACGAGCTGGCCAGGAAGGCAGGGCACACCCTGGCCTGCGCCGAGGACGCCGAGCGGCTGCTCAGGAGCGGCGAGGTGGTCGGGGTGATGCCGGAGGGCTTCAAGGGCATCGGCAAGCCGTTCAGCGAGCGCTACAAGCTTCAGCGCTTCGGGCGGGGCGGCTTCGTCTCGACGGCACTGCGGGCCGGGACGCCGATCGTGCCGTGCTCGATCGTCGGGGCGGAGGAGATCTACCCGATGATCGGCAACGCGAAGACGCTGGCGCGGCTGCTGGGCTTCCCGTATTTCCCGATCACACCGACGTTCCCCTGGCTGGGGCCGCTCGGCGCCATGCCGCTGCCGACGAAGTGGACGATCCAGTTCGGCGAGCCGATCCCGACGGATGGCTATCCACCGGAGGCGGCGGAGGACCCGATGCTGATGTTCAACCTGACGGACCAGGTGCGGGAGCAGATCCAGCACACGCTGTACAAGCTGCTGGTGCAGAGGCGTTCGGTGTTCTTCTAG
- a CDS encoding helix-turn-helix domain-containing protein — protein sequence MAAAGERPLNEVKFLTVAEVASVMRVSKMTVYRLVHSGHLPAIRVGRSFRVPEQAVHEYLRESFVGVESA from the coding sequence ATGGCTGCTGCAGGCGAGAGGCCTCTCAATGAGGTCAAGTTCCTGACCGTGGCGGAAGTCGCCTCGGTGATGCGAGTGTCGAAGATGACCGTGTACCGCTTGGTGCACAGCGGTCATCTGCCGGCGATCCGGGTGGGCAGGTCCTTCCGGGTCCCGGAGCAAGCGGTGCACGAATACCTTCGTGAGTCCTTCGTGGGGGTGGAGTCCGCCTGA
- a CDS encoding DUF5667 domain-containing protein translates to MIANVSAHRRANAFAQALEDRTLQDTAADRPTGSDEHPELEGLLALANGLGELPSPEFDPEVKVVQRAQLVAAMEAMLTEGGAPTGPQVPEQRTGRGAHRAAPLRKLRPRSRWSKGLAAGSLTVGVAAGAFGGVAAASSDALPGDSLYGLKRGMEDIKLGMADDNADRGRIYLDQASTRLGEARRLMERGRIAELDHESLSEVRRTLNGMRHDASEGHRLLHEAYERDGSLGPIQTLSSFSRSQRESWSRLRRQLPAQLTDVSDEVNSVFDAIDEEVGPLRSMLPRAPEPGGGASNHKDPGQDDTPDPSGPSRRQPSAPAADSTDGSTTPQPSSSTGSDGLLGGSAGDLLDPPQSSTSASPQTGKGSSAPGPDITIPPLLPGLLPGLGIDGEDAK, encoded by the coding sequence GTGATCGCGAACGTTTCGGCGCACCGGCGGGCGAACGCCTTCGCCCAGGCCCTGGAAGACCGAACACTCCAGGACACGGCGGCTGATCGGCCCACCGGCTCGGATGAACATCCCGAACTGGAAGGGCTGTTGGCCCTGGCGAACGGTCTCGGCGAGCTGCCGTCACCGGAGTTCGACCCCGAGGTCAAGGTGGTGCAGCGGGCCCAGCTCGTCGCCGCCATGGAAGCGATGCTGACGGAAGGCGGTGCGCCCACGGGCCCTCAGGTGCCCGAGCAGCGGACCGGCCGCGGTGCCCACCGGGCGGCCCCGCTCCGGAAATTGCGCCCCCGCTCCCGCTGGTCCAAGGGCCTCGCGGCGGGCAGTCTCACCGTCGGTGTGGCCGCGGGGGCCTTCGGCGGAGTCGCCGCTGCCAGCTCCGACGCCCTTCCGGGTGACTCGCTGTACGGGCTGAAGCGTGGCATGGAGGACATAAAGCTGGGTATGGCGGACGACAACGCCGACCGTGGCCGGATCTACCTCGACCAGGCCTCGACCCGCCTCGGCGAAGCACGCCGGCTGATGGAACGCGGCCGGATCGCCGAGCTGGACCATGAGTCGCTCAGCGAGGTCAGGCGCACCCTGAACGGCATGCGGCACGATGCCTCCGAGGGACACCGACTGCTGCACGAGGCGTACGAGCGGGACGGCTCGCTCGGCCCGATCCAGACCCTGTCCTCGTTCTCCCGGTCCCAGCGCGAGAGCTGGAGCCGGCTGCGTCGGCAGCTGCCCGCACAGCTGACCGACGTCAGCGACGAGGTCAACTCGGTCTTCGACGCCATAGACGAAGAGGTCGGACCGCTCCGTTCGATGCTGCCGCGCGCTCCCGAGCCGGGCGGCGGCGCATCGAACCACAAGGATCCCGGCCAGGACGACACTCCCGACCCCTCCGGCCCGAGTCGTCGTCAGCCGTCCGCGCCCGCCGCCGACAGCACGGATGGGAGCACCACGCCCCAGCCGTCCAGCAGCACCGGGTCGGACGGACTGCTGGGCGGCAGCGCGGGCGACCTGCTCGACCCCCCGCAGAGCAGTACGTCAGCCTCGCCGCAGACCGGCAAGGGCAGCAGCGCCCCCGGCCCGGACATCACCATCCCGCCGCTGCTCCCGGGCCTGCTTCCGGGCCTGGGCATCGACGGCGAGGACGCGAAGTAG
- a CDS encoding 30S ribosomal protein bS22: protein MGSVIKKRRKRMAKKKHRKLLKRTRVQRRNKK, encoded by the coding sequence GTGGGCTCTGTTATCAAGAAGCGGCGCAAGCGGATGGCCAAGAAGAAGCACCGCAAGCTGCTCAAGCGCACCCGCGTTCAGCGTCGCAACAAGAAGTAA
- a CDS encoding NAD-dependent epimerase/dehydratase family protein — MGRTVLVTGVARRLGGRFVRRIQSEPDVDRVIAVDAVTPGHPLGGAEFVRADIRQPAIAKVLAEYAVDTVVHMDVTGMPLGAGGRSSVKETNVIGTMQLLGACQKSPAVKRLVVKSSTSVYGSAPRDPAVFTETTPPKSLPSGGFAKDTVEVEGYVRGFARRRPDVAVCVLRFANILGPDADSPLAEYFSLPVMPTVFGYDPRLQFVHEDDVIDVLRIASGEPRRGTLNSGTFNVAGDGVLLLSQCSRRLGRPTVPVLLPAVTWVGQALRTVGVTDFSPEQIRLLTHGRVVSTTQMRETLGYEPKYTTAETFADFARSRGPGLLQPETLARSVDRLSIFVSKERT, encoded by the coding sequence GTGGGCAGGACCGTGCTGGTCACCGGAGTCGCCCGCCGCCTCGGCGGCCGTTTCGTACGGCGGATCCAGAGCGAACCCGACGTGGACCGGGTCATCGCCGTCGACGCGGTGACGCCCGGGCATCCTCTTGGCGGGGCCGAATTCGTACGGGCGGACATTCGTCAGCCCGCCATAGCGAAAGTGCTGGCCGAGTACGCCGTCGACACCGTCGTCCATATGGACGTCACGGGCATGCCCCTGGGCGCCGGCGGCCGCTCCTCGGTCAAGGAGACCAACGTCATCGGCACCATGCAGCTGCTCGGTGCCTGTCAGAAGTCGCCCGCGGTCAAGCGCCTCGTCGTCAAGTCCAGCACCAGCGTGTACGGCTCCGCGCCGCGCGACCCGGCCGTCTTCACGGAAACCACCCCGCCCAAGTCCCTGCCCAGCGGCGGCTTCGCCAAGGACACGGTCGAGGTCGAGGGATACGTACGCGGATTCGCGCGCCGCAGGCCCGATGTGGCCGTGTGCGTGCTGCGTTTCGCGAACATCCTCGGTCCTGACGCCGACTCACCACTCGCCGAGTACTTCTCGCTGCCCGTCATGCCGACCGTCTTCGGCTACGACCCGCGCCTGCAGTTCGTCCATGAGGACGACGTGATCGACGTGCTGCGCATCGCCTCGGGCGAGCCGCGCCGCGGAACGCTGAACAGCGGCACCTTCAATGTCGCGGGCGACGGGGTCCTGTTGCTCTCGCAGTGCTCCCGCCGTCTCGGCCGGCCAACCGTGCCGGTGCTGCTGCCGGCGGTCACCTGGGTCGGCCAGGCGCTGCGCACAGTCGGCGTCACTGACTTCTCACCGGAGCAGATCCGGCTCCTCACGCACGGCAGAGTGGTGAGTACGACTCAGATGCGCGAGACACTGGGCTACGAACCGAAGTACACGACCGCGGAGACCTTCGCGGACTTCGCGCGCAGCCGAGGGCCCGGGCTGCTGCAGCCCGAGACCCTCGCCCGTTCTGTCGACCGGCTCTCCATCTTCGTCAGCAAGGAGCGCACCTGA